In Brevibacillus brevis NBRC 100599, a single genomic region encodes these proteins:
- a CDS encoding MmcQ/YjbR family DNA-binding protein: MVHEQISSIESLKMVAAVRELAMRLPEVTEQVDAFGHTSFRVNDKPFVILGEGGTEGPSFSVKVLKTTQEILLAQEHFYKTPYIGHHGWVSILDKNVTSYDEIEDYIREGYMCAAPKRLVKQLQHLP; the protein is encoded by the coding sequence ATGGTGCACGAACAGATTTCTTCTATAGAAAGTTTAAAGATGGTAGCTGCTGTTCGCGAGCTGGCGATGCGGTTGCCAGAGGTAACGGAGCAGGTAGACGCTTTTGGACATACATCGTTTCGGGTAAACGACAAGCCGTTTGTCATTTTGGGAGAGGGGGGCACTGAAGGCCCCTCCTTTTCTGTGAAGGTGCTGAAGACGACCCAAGAGATTTTGCTTGCACAGGAGCATTTTTACAAGACACCGTACATCGGTCATCACGGCTGGGTTTCGATTCTGGACAAAAACGTGACGAGCTATGATGAAATTGAAGATTACATACGGGAAGGCTATATGTGCGCGGCTCCCAAGCGATTGGTCAAGCAATTACAACACCTCCCCTGA